In Parasteatoda tepidariorum isolate YZ-2023 chromosome 2, CAS_Ptep_4.0, whole genome shotgun sequence, one DNA window encodes the following:
- the LOC107453403 gene encoding microtubule-associated protein futsch isoform X2 — MKRSPASLDHVPRCALNPQDSASTGNSRKGDGKPFSRFPANRGSGSGHSHNVQRPIKQEYSSAQEWNSTFDNSNTSWESEWPPPSSSPFAKQPQSGGGYYKQRSTPLSYHSSSNDWSTGDSSTSSSAPSSYGGMSQQPASSASYYENNNFYGGYNYDSNNPGGYMQPPYRSSHHPYHHPAVRPCDPYNGNRNPSSCPPSQVKQPDYSQRNSRYGMDNTFNKMQIKKEPEDYAETEGDNFTSLFTKSLTSLYSEDPDNAYREEGKSYEPDIIVCSPTPPTMSNMEESSANYQRLAPSSGHYNSNPGNYQGPRNNNFSFYENRTQNSEHSADVVELGSESERANSFRYDRPSFDDMHLYASPNDTKNQAKKRKLSMPNITPETDGRRKAPRLSSFKSDSQWTPNSFIFSDIQVKREPEDDYPVLEKESQNNKLLMQDSSLNSNGNSNNKSPSQQSDHKPAPRKRSPAATCFDRFEKKSTPTNKKVSPLSLYAKVQDSIVLSVKCRRYKKRTKPIVNKEEVVYPGREEIENWKRTGAYSQTPDHAVRILMGELLERVSQIDGKNITNGPDLMQLDPLKVRELIFQFCQRYSIDFRDFEDINTVLKPRIVQDKMAKNSERASAIRKRTSNSPVQQEAKELASKTTKTEKVGRKANKVGLKPTAKRILRNLPGREQLPEETLETEIRQSRKRTKTPVVRRRYSTRSAKDMNSKDSDVDIVIDSSTDGESEAGKEAEVPKKSDRLKNKQPVVEKPAKDKSSDRTVNVFKEMKKIESNSKSKEKSKEREKSKDSVKLTPKKKWSRSNNDSRGILRSSSIEIVDITRSDSSSPSEPNKDVDESQVSSKRMKKFNRKSRNSSTGSKDSSLKFIDKSGLDGSKKQPKDQDKKLEQNKSRSQSGNSIKNKNNTKNSKDYTKLVSNDVSNCSVTRRRRFRSSKFNEIEFDISNSSLSKISKQKESKSAKNNEINVAIEHKTDSSKMKKENQQPDINKKTSNSLHAKRKNSDVLSKSKKGSENIGESDKVKNSVRQNNASEKETTKNEDAQTLNKNLKLPNTKADNSKTKKSNDDDRDSSHDDIKNTDKKDLLESEATVNGKLSALSRSSKTKPLQKQTDEPSNEVDNSSFKLVSKIKEPLSSVLKEPKHIVFSNKRGSKVVQIAVNKPDIIKNSFSEDTENINNEDKAAKNSAQLQIKKLTRRQSSQHSDSEPQVVLMKLPDVHINSEKSTIPLEFFERYVSKEINRYYVPEEVKSKSSDDNSSVGSPPELVCMEDVCKDVKAMEQDNISKMNLDQKDELSSPLPLIHCNEPITSEKKKSNKGMTPIKQLRYSADSEDSDYGLVIDLDRRTSVEEESYTPAGSTCNEDIKKASQNCNSEDFPIFDRTAVNNQSEMSCDENKEQNEVMVELAKKSFSEETFERKSIIVNNCLKSERTESQDAMSENASLETSAKTESCEHALMEGKSEQMNTQQQNRVESILRSLLLERTSDGSTSSSQPSTSSGLSKDSKARIHEDVRQLLLSQGKQDSFLADPEILDPQTLSDEVQSTYEDLKMALDQLPDINTNLLSDTEDWVYDSKIFKDKLERLKHEIMYLQCVAYQKEKERLGMICLKREPLEKPAILKENDFLTTSWEKLCYLVQNLENCIKSLENNLFPKYMEEVMKRLIKKYHMEQMKFKRQKNGESSTSYLSSEPSTSSGTNDYQSHSLLCRHFLQMASIALSIAKSGVAAALMANEERSSFLSGEQLPTVESMVANATENYGIDMRIVKKCNSSVKQTILEQVLSSKEPTYSQTGTSSSNSDVKNSKLSSLSPQKSSKTPKPIPSSNESPFKPFCPPSEAADDALPHKILLKALSKDSGNSQNPSQSLQTVKPEVKITTPSYPSTSYQEDYPLDFSLDKKSSNIPSASGSPFGEKQKSSSKSSLKHHSNISYSIWKSTHPPKNKAASIDLRVVDHVKETISPSKNSSASSRCSNSPNFAMKSSSANHPDLSQKHMSNSFHQQRSGGANQLTTIANHPKMPPESVSYQHKTERGQTDERLVKANFDQKYIGKKEEERRAMSYSSLVTYGGQNTAPSIPPGMMSPNGSPYRCMGCGISDAKFLCSGCREHWYCSAQCQNMRWPDHALACPGNMYSSNAGSRYVRSPKNSEH; from the exons TATTCCTCTGCTCAAGAGTGGAATAGCACATTTGACAACAGCAATACTTCTTGGGAGAGTGAATGGCCCCCTCCTTCGAGTTCTCCTTTTGCCAAGCAACCCCAAAGTGGAGGAGGTTATTACAAGCAAAGAAGCACACCTTTATCCTATCATTCCTCCAGCAACGACTGGTCTACAGGTGATTCATCTACCAGTAGTTCTGCTCCATCAAGTTATGGTGGTATGTCTCAGCAGCCAGCATCAAGTGCCTCTTACTATGAGAACAATAATTTCTATGGTGGTTACAATTATGACTCCAATAACCCAGGAGGTTATATGCAACCTCCCTATAGGAGCTCACACCATCCATACCATCATCCTGCTGTGAGGCCATGTGATCCATACAATGGCAACAGAAATCCGTCCAGTTGCCCTCCATCTCAAGTGAAGCAGCCCGATTATAGTCAACGAAATTCAAGATATGGAATGGATAACACTTTCAATAAAATGCAA ATAAAAAAAGAACCTGAAGACTATGCAGAAACAGAAGGAGATAATTTTACATCTCTTTTTACTAAAAGCTTAACATCCCTGTATTCTGAGGATCCAGATAATGCCTACAGGGAAGAAGGCAAATCCTATGAACCAGATATTATTGTATGCTCACCTACCCCTCCTACTATGTCCAACATGGAGGAGTCATCAGCTAACTATCAACGACTGGCGCCATCTAGTGGGCATTACAACTCCAACCCTGGAAACTATCAAGGGccaagaaacaataatttttctttctatgaaAATAGAACTCAGAACTCTGAGCATTCTGCAGATGTAGTTGAACTGGGTTCTGAAAGTGAACGAGCTAATTCATTTAG GTATGACAGACCCTCATTTGATGATATGCATTTGTATGCTTCCCCTAATGATACCAAAAATCAGGCTAAGAAACGTAAACTTTCAATGCCAAATATTACTCCTGAAACAGATGGGCGTAGAAAAGCTCCACGTTTGTCATCATTTAAAAGTGATTCACAATGGACACCCAATTCATTCATATTTAGTGATATTCAAGTAAAACGAGAACCAGAGGATGATTATCCAGTTCTTGAAAAAGAAtcccaaaataataaattgttaatgcAAGATAGCTCATTAAATAGTAATGgaaatagcaataataaaagTCCATCACAGCAATCAGATCACAAACCAGCGCCTAGAAAAAGAAGCCCTGCAGCCACTTGCTTTGatcgttttgaaaaaaaatcaactccAACCAATAAGAAGGTGTCTCCTTTATCTCTTTATGCCAAAGTCCAAGATAGCATTGTTTTAAGTGTCAAATGCAGGCGTTACAAGAAGAGAACAAAACCCATTGTTAACAAGGAAGAAGTTGTTTATCCTGGTAGGGAGGAAATCGAAAACTGGAAAAGAACTGGAGCCTATAGTCAAACTCCTGACCATGCTGTTCGTATTTTAATGGGAGAGCTCCTAGAAAGAGTATCTCAAATTGATGGAAAGAACATTACTAATGGACCAGACTTAATGCAGCTGGATCCCCTAAAAGTTCgggaattaatttttcaattttgtcagAGGTACTCAATTGATTTTAGGGACTTTGAAGATATTAATACTGTCTTAAAGCCTCGAATAGTTCAAGATAAAATGGCAAAAAACTCAGAACGGGCTTCCGCCATCCGAAAAAGGACCAGTAATTCTCCAGTTCAGCAAGAAGCTAAAGAACTGGCTAGTAAAACGACGAAAACAGAAAAGGTTGGCAGGAAAGCTAACAAAGTGGGTCTTAAACCGACggcaaaaagaattttacgaAACTTACCAGGTCGAGAGCAGTTACCAGAAGAAACACTGGAGACTGAAATTAGACAAAGCCGTAAGCGTACTAAGACTCCCGTTGTTAGAAGGCGGTACTCTACAAGAAGCGCCAAAGATATGAATAGTAAAGATAGCGATGTTGATATTGTTATAGATTCATCTACAGATGGTGAGAGCGAGGCCGGCAAGGAAGCGGAAGTCccaaaaaaatctgatagaCTTAAAAATAAGCAACCGGTTGTAGAGAAGCCGGCCAAAGATAAAAGCTCTGATAGAACGGTAAATgtctttaaagaaatgaaaaagattGAATCCAATTcgaaatctaaagaaaaaagtaaggaaCGTGAAAAATCTAAAGACTCTGTTAAATTAACTCCAAAAAAGAAATGGTCACGTTCTAATAATGATTCCCGTGGAATCTTGCGTTCATCTTCAATTGAAATTGTTGACATTACAAGAAGTGATTCTTCAAGTCCCTCTGAGCCTAATAAAGATGTGGATGAATCACAAGTTTCATCAAAGCGCATGAAAAAGTTCAATAGGAAATCTAGAAACTCATCAACAGGGTCTAAGGACTcatctttaaaattcattgacAAATCTGGTTTGGATGGCTCCAAAAAGCAACCTAAAGATCAAGATAAAAAgcttgaacaaaataaaagtcgATCGCAAAGTGGAAATAgcattaagaacaaaaataatactaaaaattcaaaagactATACTAAATTAGTGAGCAATGATGTATCAAATTGTAGTGTAACAAGGAGGAGACGATTTAGATCATCTaagtttaatgaaattgaatttgataTATCTAATAGCAGTTTGAGTAAGATTTCAAAACAGAAAGAATCcaaatcagcaaaaaataacgaaataaatgtTGCAATAGAACATAAAACAGATAGTTCtaagatgaaaaaagaaaatcagcagcctgatattaataaaaaaactagcaaTTCTCTTCATgctaaaaggaaaaatagtgaTGTATTATCTAAATCAAAAAAGGGATCTGAAAATATTGGAGAAAGTGACAAAGTAAAGAATTCTGTTCGTCAAAACAATGCATCAGAAAAAGAAACGACAAAGAATGAAGATGcacaaactttaaataaaaatctcaaactACCTAATACAAAAGCTgataattctaaaacaaaaaagtcCAATGATGATGATAGGGACAGTTCTCATGATgacataaaaaatactgataaaaagGATTTGTTGGAAAGTGAAGCAACAGTGAATGGGAAATTGAGTGCCTTGTCAAGGAGTAGCAAAACAAAACCATTGCAAAAGCAAACTGATGAACCTTCAAATGAAGTTGATAACTCTTCctttaaattagtttctaaaattaaagaacCTTTATCTTCTGTTTTAAAAGAACCAAAACATATTgtgttttcaaacaaaagaggAAGTAAAGTTGTACAGATAGCAGTTAATAAACctgatatcattaaaaattcattttctgagGATAcagaaaacattaataatgaaGACAAGGCAGCGAAAAACTCCGCTcagttgcaaattaaaaaattaactcgaAGACAAAGCTCTCAACATTCTGATTCTGAACCTCAGGTAGTTCTTATGAAGTTACCCGATGTTCACATAAATTCAGAGAAAAGCACTATTCCACTTGAGTTTTTTGAGCGTTATGTTTCAAAAGAGATTAATAGATATTATGTTCCAGAGGAAGTCAAAAGCAAGAGTTCAGATGACAATTCTAGTGTGGGAAGTCCACCAGAATTGGTGTGTATGGAAGATGTGTGCAAAGATGTCAAGGCGATGGAACAAGAcaa CATATCTAAAATGAACTTAGACCAAAAAGATGAATTATCATCACCTCTTCCTCTTATACACTGCAATGAACCAATAacttctgaaaagaaaaaatctaacaaaGGAATGACACCCATAAAGCAGCTGCGTTATTCAGCAGATTCGGAAGATTCAGATTATGGATTGGTCATTGATTTAGATAGGAGGACTTCTGTTGAGgaagaat cttATACACCTGCTGGTTCCACCTGCAATGAAGATATTAAGAAAGCATCTCAAAACTGTAATTCTGAAGATTTTCCTATTTTTGATAGAACTGCAGTAAACAATCAGTCTGAAATGAGTTGTGATGAGAATAAGGAACAGAATGAAGTGATGGTTGAGTTagctaaaaaatcattttctgaaGAAACATTTGAAAGGAAATCAATCATTGTTAACAATTGCCTAAAATCAGAAAGGACAGAATCTCAAGATGCTATGTCAGAAAATGCTTCTCTCGAAACTTCTGCTAAAACTGAAAGTTGTGAGCATGCTTTAATGGAAGGAAAGTCTGAACAAATGAACACTCAGCAACAAAATAGAGTTGAATCTATTCTCCGTTCACTGTTGTTAGAAAGGACAAGTGATGGGAGTACAAGTTCATCTCAg CCATCTACTTCTTCTGGTTTATCTAAAGACTCAAAAGCCAGGATTCATGAAGATGTTAGGCAATTGTTGCTAAGCCAAGGAAAGCAAGATTCCTTTTTAGCTGATCCTGAGATTCTTGATCCTCAAACTTTGTCAGATGAAGTTCAatcaacttatgaggatttaaAAATGGCTCTAG accaGTTGCCAGACATTAATACCAATCTGTTGTCCGATACAGAAGATTGGGTTTATGATTCCAAAATATTCAAGGATAAGCTTGAAAGGTTGAAACATGAAATCATGTATTTGCAATGTGTGGCATATCAAAAGGAGAAAGAACGCCTTGGCATGATTTGTTTAAAGAG gGAACCCCTTGAAAAACCAGCaattctgaaagaaaatgaCTTTTTGACAACATCTTGGGAAAAATTGTGCTATTTGGTGCAAAACCTGGAAAATTGTATAAAGAGCCTAGAAAACAACCTCTTTCCTAA ATACATGGAAGAAGTGATGAAAAGATTGATAAAAAAGTATCATATGGAACAAATGAAATTCAAGAGACAAAAAAATGGTGAATCTTCAACATCATACTTGTCATCTGAACCTTCAACATCTAGTGGAACCAATG ATTATCAATCACACTCTTTACTTTGCCGTCATTTTCTTCAAATGGCATCCATTGCATTGTCCATTGCCAAAAGTGGAGTGGCTGCAGCTCTAATGGCGAATGAAGAAAGGTCTTCATTTTTGTCTGGGGAACAGTTGCCTACCGTGGAATCTATGGTTGCCAATGCGACTGAAAACTATGGAATTGATATgcgaattgtaaaaaaatgcaattcttCTGTCAAACAGACTATTCTGGAACAGGTTTTGTCATCTAAAGAGCCAACTTACAGTCAAACAGGGACTTCTTC GTCAAATAGTGATGTAAAGAATTCCAAATTGAGTTCCCTTTCACCACAGAAATCGAGTAAAACACCAAAACCTATACCTTCCAGTAATGAATCTCCTTTCAAACCATTTTGTCCACCTTCAGAAGCGGCTGATGATGCTCTGCCGCACAAGATTTTGCTCAAAGCTCTGTCTAAAGACTCAGGCAACAGTCAAAATCCTAGTCAATCTTTACAAACTGTGAAACCAGAGGTGAAAATAACTACACCAAGCTATCCATCAACTAGTTATCAAGAGGACTATCCGTTGGATTTTTCATTAG ataaaaaatcatcaaacaTTCCATCTGCTTCAGGAAGCCCTTTTGGCGAGAAACAAAAAAGCAGCTCTAAATCTAGTCTCAAGCATCATTCAAACATATCTTACTCAATCTGGAAAAGCACACATCcaccaaaaaataaagcagCATCCATAGATTTAAGGGTGGTGGATCATGTGAAAGAAACTATTTCACCTTCTAAAAACTCATCTGCCAGTTCGCGTTGTTCTAACAGTCCAAACTTTGCTATGAAATCCTCATCAGCCAATCATCCTGACTTATCTCAAAAACACATGTCAAA